A DNA window from Amycolatopsis sp. DSM 110486 contains the following coding sequences:
- a CDS encoding LacI family DNA-binding transcriptional regulator, with amino-acid sequence MRITIRDVARRAEVSVATVSRALGSPDRVSEATRDRVLAVVRELGYRPSPAARSLITGKTGAIAIVVPDLGNPFFTGVLKSVQARARETGHAVLVGDSDEDPATEQELVRTLAKQADGVLLCSPGIDDATITELDGLTSLALLNRRVAGIGATVMDSAGGMREVVAHLAGLGHRRCAYLNGPDSSWSNHERLRGLRPAAAEHGIEIVELGPFAPRYEDGAPAADQALAAEVTAVLAYNDVMALGVLARLRERGVDVPGELSVTGFDDLVYAAVSAPPLTTVAMPLAEAGSRAVDLLLAHSAADPAGRVVTELPTRLVVRATTARAPGYHR; translated from the coding sequence GTGCGGATCACGATCCGGGATGTCGCACGGCGGGCAGAGGTGTCGGTGGCCACGGTGTCGCGGGCGCTCGGCTCGCCCGACCGCGTCAGCGAAGCCACGCGCGACCGGGTGCTCGCGGTCGTGCGGGAGCTCGGCTACCGGCCGAGCCCGGCGGCGCGCAGCCTCATCACCGGCAAGACCGGCGCGATCGCCATCGTGGTGCCGGATCTGGGGAACCCGTTCTTCACCGGCGTGCTCAAGAGCGTCCAGGCGCGGGCGCGCGAAACCGGCCATGCCGTGCTGGTCGGCGACAGCGACGAGGACCCGGCCACCGAGCAGGAGCTGGTGCGCACGCTGGCGAAGCAGGCCGACGGCGTGCTGCTGTGCTCGCCGGGGATCGACGACGCCACCATCACCGAGCTCGACGGCCTCACGTCCCTGGCGCTGCTCAACCGCCGCGTGGCCGGGATCGGCGCCACGGTGATGGACAGCGCCGGCGGGATGCGCGAGGTCGTGGCGCACCTGGCCGGGCTCGGGCACCGCCGCTGCGCCTACCTCAACGGCCCGGACAGCTCGTGGTCCAACCACGAACGGCTGCGCGGCCTGCGTCCGGCCGCCGCGGAGCACGGCATCGAGATCGTGGAGCTCGGGCCGTTCGCCCCGCGGTACGAGGACGGCGCGCCCGCCGCCGACCAGGCGCTCGCCGCCGAAGTCACCGCGGTGCTCGCCTACAACGACGTGATGGCGCTCGGCGTGCTGGCGCGCCTGCGCGAGCGCGGGGTCGACGTGCCGGGCGAGCTGAGCGTGACCGGCTTCGACGACCTCGTCTACGCGGCGGTGTCCGCTCCCCCGCTCACCACCGTCGCCATGCCGCTGGCCGAGGCCGGAAGCCGGGCGGTGGATCTGCTGCTGGCCCATTCTGCCGCCGACCCGGCCGGCCGGGTGGTCACGGAACTGCCGACGCGGCTCGTCGTGCGCGCCACCACCGCCCGCGCGCCCGGGTACCACCGCTGA
- a CDS encoding DUF1622 domain-containing protein: MSFTESFETVASVIEGLGVGIMAIGLVVVLVRFVVDATRRRGSYDQLRVHLGRVILLGLEILIAGDIIRTVIVDASLENVLVLGLIVLIRTVLSFALEVEISGAWPWQAKRGPQPPA, from the coding sequence ATGAGTTTCACCGAGTCGTTCGAGACCGTCGCCTCCGTGATCGAAGGCCTCGGCGTCGGCATCATGGCCATCGGCCTCGTGGTGGTGCTGGTGCGCTTCGTCGTCGACGCCACCCGGCGCCGCGGCAGCTACGATCAGCTGCGGGTGCACCTCGGCCGCGTCATCCTGCTCGGGCTCGAGATCCTGATCGCCGGCGACATCATCCGGACCGTGATCGTCGACGCGTCACTGGAGAACGTGCTGGTCCTCGGCTTGATCGTGCTGATCCGGACCGTGCTGAGCTTCGCGCTCGAGGTCGAGATCTCCGGCGCGTGGCCGTGGCAGGCCAAGCGGGGGCCGCAGCCGCCCGCCTGA
- a CDS encoding Zn-dependent hydrolase — translation MTASTASSESTVDTRLRADPDRIAHWLDTFAALSEPDSGPGVTRLAHTPLERRAHALFAEHVSGLGLDVRTDAAGNTIAELPGTVANAPALGTGSHLDSVPNAGAFDGIAGVVAAMETARLYTEHDVRLAHPVRFVVFAAEEGARFGQACTGSRVVAGLTGAADLETKFDARGTSLADAMRSVGLDPAGAAGARWHPADWAAFLELHIEQGSVLESTGLPLGVVDLIAGSTRLRLDLTGRASHTGGTPMHQRADALAAAAEIVLLIEAIATDSRHHGTRATVGRLDSAPGSITTIAGQAQLHVDVRDVDSDRQRQTAAEIVERAHALAARRGIGFSAQTLADASPVLLPRRVTDVVAATCAELGFAHRVLPSGASHDAQMVNHVTPTGMLFVPSRDGVSHSPDEWTDLADLVVGTEVLAHSLVRLDTAFPVAESEQS, via the coding sequence ATGACCGCGTCCACCGCGTCATCGGAGTCCACTGTGGACACGCGGCTGCGCGCCGACCCGGACCGGATCGCGCACTGGCTCGACACGTTCGCCGCACTGTCCGAACCGGACTCCGGACCGGGCGTGACCCGGCTCGCGCACACCCCGCTCGAACGCCGCGCGCACGCGCTGTTCGCCGAGCACGTCAGCGGGCTCGGCCTCGACGTGCGCACCGACGCCGCGGGCAACACGATCGCGGAGCTCCCCGGCACCGTGGCGAACGCGCCCGCGCTCGGCACCGGCTCGCACCTCGACAGCGTGCCCAACGCCGGCGCGTTCGACGGCATCGCCGGCGTGGTCGCGGCCATGGAGACCGCGCGGCTCTACACCGAGCACGACGTGCGCCTGGCCCACCCTGTGCGGTTCGTCGTGTTCGCCGCGGAGGAGGGCGCGCGCTTCGGCCAGGCGTGCACCGGCAGCCGGGTCGTCGCCGGGCTCACCGGCGCCGCGGACCTGGAGACCAAGTTCGACGCCCGGGGCACGAGCCTCGCCGACGCGATGCGCTCGGTCGGCCTCGACCCGGCGGGCGCGGCCGGCGCGCGCTGGCACCCCGCGGACTGGGCCGCGTTCCTGGAGCTGCACATCGAGCAGGGCAGTGTGCTCGAGTCGACGGGTCTGCCGCTCGGCGTCGTCGACCTCATCGCCGGCAGCACCCGGCTGCGCCTCGACCTCACCGGCCGCGCGTCACACACGGGCGGCACGCCCATGCACCAGCGCGCCGACGCGCTGGCCGCGGCGGCCGAAATCGTGCTGCTGATCGAAGCCATCGCCACCGACAGCCGCCACCACGGCACCCGCGCGACCGTCGGCCGGCTCGACTCCGCCCCCGGGTCCATCACGACAATCGCCGGACAGGCGCAGCTGCACGTCGATGTCCGAGACGTCGACAGCGACCGCCAGCGCCAGACCGCCGCGGAGATCGTCGAGCGCGCCCACGCCCTCGCCGCGCGCCGCGGAATCGGTTTCAGCGCCCAGACCCTCGCCGACGCGTCCCCCGTGCTGCTGCCCCGCCGGGTCACCGACGTCGTCGCGGCCACCTGCGCCGAGCTCGGCTTCGCGCACCGCGTGCTGCCCAGCGGCGCCAGCCACGACGCGCAGATGGTCAACCACGTCACGCCGACCGGCATGCTCTTCGTGCCCAGCCGCGACGGCGTGAGCCACAGCCCCGACGAGTGGACCGACCTCGCCGACCTCGTCGTCGGCACCGAAGTGCTCGCCCACAGCCTCGTCCGGCTCGACACCGCGTTCCCCGTCGCGGAATCGGAGCAGTCATGA
- a CDS encoding MFS transporter, producing MSDETLAGSTAPPATSEDTPATKATTRYARKAVFASSLGYAMDGFDLLILGFALSAISGDLGLGGAEAGSLATITLIGAVVGGIAFGILSDRIGRVKVLTYSVIFFAVFTGLTAISTSYWEIAVFRFLAGVGIGGEFGIGMTLAAEAWPAKKRARATSLVGLGWQAGVLLAALVSAPVLNAWGWRGLFLLGAFPAIVAIVFRSRLHEPEQFTRHRALQQGKPKVPLKLLVADAPTTRATIGVLVLTSVQNFGYFGIMIWLPTYLSTQFGYSLTKSGVWTAVTVVGMGVGILAFGEVADKLGRRKAFWLFQAGAALSVLGYSQLSSPWALMVGGAIMGAFANGMIGGYGALMAELYPTAIRSTAQNVLFNLGRAVGGFAPIVVALVAASYGFGFAIGVLSVIYLLDMVAMIFIPDRRAEQLA from the coding sequence ATGTCCGACGAAACGCTGGCCGGCAGCACCGCACCACCCGCCACGTCCGAAGACACCCCGGCCACCAAAGCCACCACGCGTTACGCCCGCAAGGCGGTGTTCGCGTCTTCGCTCGGCTACGCGATGGACGGCTTCGACCTGCTGATCCTCGGGTTCGCGCTCTCCGCCATCTCCGGTGACCTCGGGCTGGGCGGCGCCGAAGCCGGATCGCTGGCCACCATCACGCTGATCGGCGCCGTGGTCGGCGGGATCGCGTTCGGGATCCTGTCCGACCGCATCGGCCGGGTGAAGGTGCTGACGTACTCGGTGATCTTCTTCGCCGTGTTCACCGGGCTCACCGCGATTTCCACGAGCTACTGGGAGATCGCGGTCTTCCGGTTCCTCGCGGGCGTCGGCATCGGCGGCGAGTTCGGCATCGGCATGACGCTGGCGGCCGAAGCGTGGCCGGCGAAGAAGCGCGCACGGGCGACGTCGCTGGTCGGGCTCGGCTGGCAGGCCGGGGTGCTGCTCGCGGCGCTGGTCTCCGCTCCGGTGCTCAACGCGTGGGGCTGGCGCGGGCTGTTCCTGCTCGGCGCGTTCCCCGCGATCGTCGCCATCGTGTTCCGCTCGCGGCTGCACGAGCCCGAGCAGTTCACGCGCCACCGCGCGCTCCAGCAGGGCAAGCCGAAGGTGCCGCTGAAGCTGCTCGTGGCCGACGCGCCCACCACCCGCGCAACGATCGGCGTCCTCGTGCTCACGTCGGTGCAGAACTTCGGGTACTTCGGCATCATGATCTGGCTGCCCACCTACCTGTCCACGCAGTTCGGCTACAGCCTCACGAAATCCGGGGTGTGGACCGCCGTGACCGTGGTGGGCATGGGCGTCGGGATCCTGGCGTTCGGCGAGGTCGCCGACAAACTGGGGCGCCGCAAGGCCTTCTGGCTCTTCCAGGCCGGCGCCGCCCTCTCAGTCCTCGGGTACAGCCAGCTGTCGTCGCCGTGGGCGCTGATGGTGGGCGGCGCGATCATGGGCGCGTTCGCCAACGGCATGATCGGCGGCTACGGCGCGCTGATGGCCGAGCTCTACCCCACGGCGATCCGGTCCACGGCGCAGAACGTGCTGTTCAACCTCGGCCGCGCGGTCGGCGGGTTCGCGCCGATCGTGGTCGCGCTCGTCGCCGCGAGCTACGGCTTCGGCTTCGCCATCGGCGTGCTGTCCGTGATCTACCTGCTCGACATGGTCGCGATGATCTTCATCCCCGATCGTCGCGCCGAGCAGCTCGCCTGA
- a CDS encoding Tat pathway signal sequence domain protein gives MDVSRRTVLGGALAGIAASAAGLGPAVASAASHPPPGGDDFDWAAFLAAADLRWQRMPAAWTEGPFLGNGFLGSGIYAEPGKNAVRFNVQHSEVQDHRPQYGSLFGLARLPIGYFTLEPVGAITGVDWRLDLWNAELTGTITTAAGSLALRAIVHTGQPVLAVEVRPTEGERGFRWVFHPAEAVSPRADPVWKKAPPEGYVANPPATVRAVGDSHVAEQPLLAGGEHVTAWREVTRGGARTLYSSVAWSYPDRTSTARALWSVRTAAGFGELTREHRRWWHDYYRRSFVSIPDTRLQSFYWIQLYKLASAARREAPVMATSGPWLENTPWPATWWNLNVQLEYWPIHGSNHLELDAVSRALDQYRGHLSSQVGAPYQSDSAGIPRTTDMTLFNGVSDANSGFPVGVPGQDTPTPEVGDLTWALHNVWLSYRHTLDRRLLRDTLFPLLRKAINYYLHFLAPGPDGKLHLPPTFSPEYGVNAPDCTYDLALVRWGCRTLLDTARELRVADPLVSRWQQVLATLAPYAVDGNGYMIGAGVPFAKSHRHYSHLLQVYPLYEITWEQPENRALIEKSLAHWVGFEGALQGYTFTGAASISASMRRGDQAAAYLDQLQSRFIQPNTMYEESGPVIETPLSAVKSMQDMLVQSWGGVLRLFPAVPATWGDISVRDFRTEGAFLLSAAREGGKTRWLKVHSEAGAPCILRPGIDGALEVTDAQGRAKRWRTLPDGDVRVELARGEEAFVYRAGDRPDFAVRPVASNGPSTPWGLPA, from the coding sequence ATGGACGTCTCCCGCAGAACAGTCCTCGGCGGCGCGCTCGCCGGGATCGCGGCGAGCGCGGCGGGCCTGGGCCCGGCCGTCGCCTCGGCCGCGAGCCACCCGCCGCCGGGCGGCGACGACTTCGACTGGGCCGCCTTCCTCGCGGCCGCGGACCTGCGGTGGCAGCGGATGCCGGCCGCATGGACAGAGGGGCCGTTCCTCGGCAACGGTTTCCTCGGCTCGGGCATCTACGCCGAGCCGGGCAAGAACGCGGTGCGCTTCAACGTGCAGCACAGCGAGGTGCAGGACCACCGGCCGCAGTACGGCTCGCTGTTCGGCCTCGCCCGGCTGCCGATCGGGTATTTCACGCTCGAACCCGTCGGCGCGATCACCGGCGTCGACTGGCGTCTGGACCTGTGGAACGCCGAGCTCACCGGCACGATCACCACGGCCGCGGGCAGCCTCGCGCTGCGCGCGATCGTCCACACCGGACAGCCGGTGCTCGCGGTCGAGGTGCGTCCGACCGAGGGCGAACGCGGGTTCCGCTGGGTCTTCCACCCGGCCGAGGCCGTGAGCCCGCGCGCCGACCCCGTCTGGAAGAAGGCGCCGCCCGAGGGCTACGTCGCGAACCCGCCGGCGACGGTCCGCGCCGTCGGCGACAGCCACGTCGCCGAGCAGCCGCTGCTCGCGGGTGGCGAGCACGTCACCGCCTGGCGGGAGGTCACCCGCGGCGGCGCGCGGACGCTCTACTCGTCGGTCGCCTGGTCCTACCCCGACCGCACGTCCACCGCGCGGGCGCTGTGGTCCGTGCGCACGGCGGCCGGGTTCGGCGAGCTCACGCGCGAGCACCGCCGCTGGTGGCATGACTACTACCGGCGCAGCTTCGTGTCTATTCCGGACACCCGGCTGCAGAGCTTCTACTGGATCCAGCTGTACAAGCTCGCCTCGGCCGCGCGGCGCGAGGCACCGGTGATGGCGACCTCTGGCCCGTGGCTGGAGAACACGCCGTGGCCGGCCACGTGGTGGAACCTCAACGTGCAGCTCGAGTACTGGCCCATCCACGGCTCCAACCACCTGGAGCTCGACGCCGTGAGCCGGGCGCTGGACCAGTACCGCGGGCACCTGTCGAGCCAGGTCGGCGCGCCGTACCAGAGCGACTCGGCCGGCATCCCGCGCACCACCGACATGACCCTGTTCAACGGCGTCTCCGACGCGAACAGCGGCTTCCCCGTGGGCGTGCCCGGCCAGGACACCCCGACCCCGGAGGTCGGCGACCTCACGTGGGCGCTGCACAACGTGTGGCTGTCCTACCGGCACACGCTGGATCGCCGCCTGCTGCGCGACACGCTGTTCCCGTTGCTGCGCAAGGCGATCAACTACTACCTGCACTTCCTGGCGCCGGGCCCGGACGGGAAGCTGCACCTGCCGCCCACGTTCTCGCCCGAGTACGGCGTGAACGCTCCCGACTGCACCTACGACCTCGCGCTCGTGCGCTGGGGCTGCCGCACCCTGCTCGACACGGCGCGCGAGCTGCGCGTCGCCGACCCGCTCGTGTCGCGCTGGCAGCAGGTGCTGGCGACGCTCGCGCCCTACGCCGTGGACGGGAACGGCTACATGATCGGCGCCGGCGTGCCCTTCGCGAAGTCGCACCGGCACTACTCGCACCTGCTGCAGGTCTACCCCTTGTACGAGATCACCTGGGAGCAGCCGGAGAACCGCGCCCTGATCGAGAAGTCGCTGGCGCACTGGGTCGGTTTCGAGGGCGCGCTGCAGGGCTACACCTTCACCGGCGCCGCGTCGATCTCGGCTTCGATGCGACGCGGCGACCAGGCGGCGGCCTACCTCGACCAGCTGCAGAGCCGGTTCATCCAGCCCAACACGATGTACGAGGAGTCCGGCCCCGTGATCGAGACGCCGCTCTCGGCGGTGAAGTCGATGCAGGACATGCTGGTGCAGAGCTGGGGCGGTGTCCTGCGGCTGTTCCCCGCTGTCCCCGCGACGTGGGGCGACATCTCCGTGCGCGACTTCCGCACCGAAGGCGCGTTCCTGCTCAGCGCCGCCCGCGAAGGCGGCAAAACGCGCTGGCTGAAGGTCCACAGCGAAGCCGGCGCCCCCTGCATCCTGCGCCCGGGCATCGACGGCGCGCTCGAGGTGACCGACGCGCAGGGCCGGGCGAAGCGATGGCGCACCCTGCCCGACGGCGACGTGCGGGTCGAGCTCGCGCGCGGCGAGGAGGCCTTCGTGTACCGCGCGGGCGACCGGCCGGACTTCGCGGTGCGGCCGGTGGCTTCGAACGGACCGAGCACTCCGTGGGGGCTGCCGGCCTGA
- a CDS encoding IclR family transcriptional regulator encodes MQVVIRALSVLRALATKGKGATLQELHEELDIPVGSAHRVLTTLMEENFVTRSPTNKRYFLGPAARQLGEPAPHRTALLANPHQAVVDAAEASGETVFLTELIGARAVCVALVEGRHPLRLFVRIGQEMPLHAAASSRSLLAYLPEPAARRVLETQSLDAFTPDTPTTVDELVEHLALVRARGYDICDDELDRGVWAVAAPIFTSTGAVAASVTLAAAGNRMREGTARTVATDAVLTAARELSAELGFAGAEPTTAVGGPARSAR; translated from the coding sequence ATGCAGGTCGTCATCCGCGCCTTGTCCGTGCTGCGGGCCCTCGCGACGAAGGGCAAGGGCGCCACGCTCCAGGAGCTGCACGAGGAGCTCGACATCCCCGTGGGCAGCGCGCACCGCGTGCTCACCACGCTGATGGAGGAGAACTTCGTGACCCGCTCCCCCACCAACAAGCGCTACTTCCTCGGCCCGGCCGCGCGTCAGCTCGGCGAGCCGGCGCCGCACCGGACGGCACTGCTGGCCAACCCGCACCAGGCGGTGGTCGACGCCGCGGAAGCCAGTGGCGAGACGGTGTTCCTCACCGAGCTCATCGGCGCCCGCGCGGTGTGCGTCGCGCTGGTGGAGGGCCGCCACCCGCTGCGGCTGTTCGTGCGCATCGGACAGGAGATGCCGCTGCACGCCGCGGCGTCGAGCCGTTCGCTGCTGGCCTACCTGCCGGAACCCGCGGCCCGGCGGGTGCTCGAAACCCAGTCGCTCGACGCGTTCACGCCGGACACGCCGACCACAGTGGACGAACTCGTGGAGCACCTCGCCCTCGTGCGAGCCCGCGGGTACGACATCTGCGACGACGAGCTCGACCGCGGCGTCTGGGCCGTGGCCGCCCCGATTTTCACCTCCACGGGCGCGGTGGCCGCGAGCGTCACGCTGGCCGCGGCCGGCAACCGCATGCGCGAGGGCACCGCGCGCACGGTGGCGACGGACGCCGTCCTCACCGCCGCGCGTGAACTGTCCGCAGAGCTCGGTTTCGCCGGCGCCGAACCCACCACGGCGGTCGGCGGACCGGCGAGGAGCGCCCGATGA
- a CDS encoding dihydroorotate dehydrogenase, giving the protein MTEVLDRTTGRDDRDRLFATAPGSAVDLSVPLGPLTLANPVMPASGCFGPELGPLLPVRELGAVVTKTVFAQRRSGNPSHRLTESALGMLNSVGIPSPGTSRFVHDVLPRYREFGVPVIASVGGLTVDEYWQVADELAGAECAAFEVNVSCPNLEHGGLAIGADPAAVEAVVAGVVARTELPVLVKLTPGVTDIGEIARAAERAGATAVTVSNTFPALAVDVRSRRAVLGNGVGGLSGPAVKPLALRLVWQAASAVDIPVVGCGGISSARDVVEFLIAGATAVQVGTATFTRPYAMAEIVRDLARHCAELGAGAVHELIGTLRA; this is encoded by the coding sequence ATGACGGAGGTGCTGGACCGGACGACCGGCCGCGACGACCGCGACCGGCTGTTCGCCACCGCGCCCGGATCGGCCGTCGACCTGTCGGTTCCCCTGGGCCCGCTCACGCTCGCCAACCCGGTGATGCCCGCGTCCGGCTGCTTCGGGCCCGAGCTCGGTCCCCTGCTGCCGGTGCGGGAGCTCGGCGCCGTCGTGACGAAGACCGTGTTCGCGCAGCGCCGCTCCGGCAACCCGTCTCACCGGCTGACGGAAAGCGCGCTCGGCATGCTCAACAGCGTCGGCATTCCCAGCCCGGGCACGAGCCGGTTCGTGCACGACGTGCTGCCGCGCTACCGCGAGTTCGGCGTCCCGGTGATCGCCAGCGTCGGCGGGCTGACCGTGGACGAGTACTGGCAGGTCGCCGACGAGCTGGCCGGCGCGGAGTGCGCGGCCTTCGAGGTCAACGTGTCCTGTCCCAACCTCGAACACGGCGGGCTCGCCATCGGCGCCGACCCCGCGGCGGTCGAGGCCGTCGTCGCCGGTGTGGTGGCGCGGACGGAACTGCCGGTGCTCGTGAAGCTCACGCCCGGCGTCACCGACATCGGCGAGATCGCCCGCGCCGCCGAGCGGGCGGGCGCGACCGCCGTGACCGTGAGCAACACCTTCCCCGCCCTGGCCGTCGATGTGCGCTCGCGGCGCGCGGTGCTGGGCAACGGCGTGGGCGGCCTGTCCGGCCCGGCCGTGAAACCGCTCGCGCTGCGGCTGGTGTGGCAGGCCGCGAGTGCCGTCGACATCCCGGTCGTCGGCTGCGGCGGCATCAGCAGTGCCCGCGACGTCGTCGAGTTCCTCATCGCCGGCGCCACCGCCGTGCAGGTCGGCACCGCGACGTTCACCCGCCCCTACGCGATGGCCGAGATCGTGCGCGACCTCGCCCGCCACTGCGCCGAGCTCGGGGCGGGCGCCGTCCACGAGCTCATCGGAACCCTGCGCGCCTGA
- a CDS encoding TIGR03086 family metal-binding protein has protein sequence MDLVEQFFVAQDGFGKVVAEVPAHRWDASSPCAAWTVRDIVGHVLWGRHRLSAWVTGADYPETAGEPGAPNPGVLCAGDPAQEWRVAFEATAPGLTRDGLARAMSTDDAGGVPLTTLLPAFVSDALVHTWDIAHAVGLTVTLDPAVVKATGEWVRSIPLQRPEFFGPELTPPADADETTRLLAFLGRAA, from the coding sequence GTGGATCTTGTGGAGCAGTTTTTCGTGGCGCAGGACGGCTTCGGCAAGGTGGTGGCCGAGGTGCCGGCGCATCGATGGGACGCATCGTCGCCGTGCGCGGCGTGGACGGTGCGGGACATCGTGGGCCACGTGCTGTGGGGCCGCCACCGGCTGTCGGCCTGGGTGACCGGGGCCGACTACCCTGAGACCGCGGGGGAACCCGGCGCACCGAACCCCGGTGTGCTCTGCGCCGGGGATCCGGCGCAGGAGTGGCGCGTGGCGTTCGAGGCGACCGCCCCGGGTCTGACCCGTGACGGGCTCGCGCGGGCCATGTCGACCGACGACGCCGGGGGTGTGCCGCTCACGACGCTGCTGCCGGCGTTCGTCTCCGACGCGCTCGTCCACACCTGGGACATCGCGCACGCTGTCGGCCTGACTGTCACGCTCGACCCGGCGGTGGTGAAGGCGACGGGCGAGTGGGTCCGGTCGATTCCGTTGCAGCGTCCGGAGTTCTTCGGGCCCGAGCTCACGCCGCCGGCAGACGCCGACGAGACCACGCGGCTGCTGGCGTTCCTGGGCCGCGCGGCCTGA
- a CDS encoding cupin domain-containing protein has product MTDSTSTEDQTGALTRNVEGHEVGASVSIIRESTDVAGSGPRLHRHPYRETFVIQRGRALFTIGDTEREGRAGDVLAVPAGVAHKFVVLGPERYEAVHIHENDRFVTEWLE; this is encoded by the coding sequence ATGACCGATTCGACCAGCACCGAAGACCAGACCGGCGCGCTGACGCGCAACGTCGAGGGGCACGAGGTCGGTGCGAGCGTGTCCATCATCCGCGAGAGCACCGACGTCGCCGGGTCCGGCCCGCGCCTGCACCGCCACCCCTACCGCGAGACGTTCGTGATCCAGCGCGGCCGCGCCCTGTTCACCATCGGCGACACCGAGCGGGAAGGCCGGGCGGGCGACGTGCTCGCGGTCCCCGCCGGGGTCGCGCACAAGTTCGTGGTTCTCGGGCCCGAGCGCTACGAAGCCGTGCACATCCACGAGAACGACCGGTTCGTGACGGAGTGGCTCGAGTAG
- a CDS encoding dihydroorotate oxidase electron transfer subunit, with the protein MTTTETRAVRDHVTPLPATGAVLPTPTWHHAEVLEHRPEADRYQYLRLHAPSIARAATAGQFVMLTAARQGESGPVLPRPMAIYRRDADAGTIEVVYGVVGDGTRKLTTFSAGETMLVVGPLGRGFHVPADTTRVLLVGRGIGTCSLTTVAQDLAGSGTELVAVASGRTPEAVIGADFYHECGAERVLTVTDAQGTSEIARLRTELTSTLDSAPPQRILTCGSDRLAWLCRELADRWGAEVQVSLEAHMACGLGYCHGCATGTRGGPEESPLICKDGPVFLLQVPA; encoded by the coding sequence ATGACCACCACCGAAACCCGGGCCGTCCGCGACCACGTGACGCCCCTGCCGGCGACCGGCGCCGTCCTCCCGACCCCGACGTGGCACCACGCGGAAGTGCTGGAGCACCGTCCGGAAGCCGACCGCTACCAGTACCTGCGCCTGCACGCGCCGAGCATCGCGCGGGCCGCGACGGCCGGGCAGTTCGTGATGCTCACCGCCGCGCGCCAAGGAGAAAGCGGGCCCGTGCTGCCCCGGCCCATGGCGATCTACCGCCGCGACGCCGACGCCGGCACGATCGAGGTCGTCTACGGCGTGGTCGGCGACGGCACGCGCAAGCTCACCACGTTCTCCGCCGGCGAGACGATGCTCGTGGTCGGTCCGCTCGGCCGCGGGTTCCACGTGCCCGCCGACACCACGCGCGTGCTGCTGGTCGGGCGTGGCATCGGCACCTGCTCGCTCACCACCGTCGCGCAGGACCTCGCGGGCAGCGGCACCGAGCTGGTCGCCGTCGCGAGTGGACGGACGCCGGAAGCCGTGATCGGCGCTGACTTCTACCACGAGTGCGGCGCCGAGCGCGTGCTCACCGTGACCGACGCTCAGGGCACCAGCGAGATCGCGCGCCTGCGGACGGAGTTGACCTCCACTTTGGACAGTGCGCCGCCGCAGCGGATCCTCACGTGCGGCTCCGACCGGCTGGCGTGGCTGTGCCGCGAGCTGGCCGACCGCTGGGGCGCCGAGGTGCAGGTGTCGCTGGAAGCACACATGGCGTGCGGTCTCGGCTACTGCCACGGCTGCGCCACCGGAACCCGCGGCGGGCCCGAGGAATCACCGTTGATCTGCAAGGACGGGCCCGTGTTCCTGCTGCAGGTGCCGGCATGA
- a CDS encoding Lsr2 family protein: protein MAHKVLVQMVDDIDGGVAHQTVPFGLDGVQYEIDLSDKNAGTLREEFARYIAASRRTGGRKVRRGTGSGTPTPEDRERSRSIRAWAADNGWSISERGRIPTDVVTAYENSRASGSKSRARGGRTKAKA from the coding sequence ATGGCGCACAAGGTCCTGGTCCAGATGGTGGACGACATCGACGGCGGGGTCGCGCACCAGACCGTGCCCTTCGGCCTCGACGGCGTCCAGTACGAAATCGATCTCTCCGACAAGAACGCGGGAACTCTGCGTGAAGAGTTCGCCCGCTACATCGCCGCCTCGCGCCGGACCGGCGGCCGCAAGGTCCGCCGTGGCACCGGTTCGGGCACGCCGACGCCCGAGGACCGCGAACGCTCGCGCAGCATCCGCGCGTGGGCAGCGGACAACGGCTGGAGCATTTCCGAACGCGGCCGCATTCCCACCGACGTGGTCACCGCCTACGAAAACAGCCGCGCCTCGGGCTCGAAGTCGCGCGCCCGCGGTGGTCGCACAAAGGCCAAGGCCTAA